The following coding sequences lie in one Candidatus Zixiibacteriota bacterium genomic window:
- the secG gene encoding preprotein translocase subunit SecG produces MYGLLIALHLIICCALIISVLLQSAKGEGLAGAFGGSSLTGTVFGGRGAATFLSKATTVLAIAFFSSALVLGFMRPAVGTRAVSGGESAVEEAARQAPAPVEQPVTQDQPQGQPAQQPSGQEATPIDQLNPETPQQTPPGDSGKR; encoded by the coding sequence GTGTACGGTTTACTGATCGCACTGCATTTGATCATCTGCTGCGCGTTGATCATCTCGGTCTTGCTGCAGTCGGCCAAAGGCGAAGGATTGGCCGGGGCATTCGGCGGTTCATCGCTGACCGGGACCGTCTTCGGCGGCCGCGGCGCGGCGACCTTTCTGTCCAAGGCGACCACGGTGCTGGCCATTGCCTTCTTCTCCTCGGCGTTGGTCTTGGGATTCATGCGTCCGGCGGTCGGGACCCGGGCGGTCAGCGGCGGTGAAAGCGCAGTCGAAGAGGCGGCGCGTCAGGCGCCGGCCCCGGTCGAGCAACCGGTGACGCAGGATCAGCCGCAGGGTCAGCCGGCACAGCAGCCATCCGGCCAGGAGGCGACGCCGATCGACCAGTTGAATCCCGAAACGCCGCAGCAGACGCCGCCGGGGGATTCAGGAAAACGATAG
- a CDS encoding DNA-3-methyladenine glycosylase I — protein sequence MPSKTRCPWPTDDPLMIEYHDREWGKPLHDDRRLFEFLVLEGMQAGLSWRTVLHKRENYRRAFDGLDPEKIAHYTRRKVERLLADPGIIRNRLKIEAAIGNARAFLRVVDEFGSFDRYVWRFVDGRPIVNRWRTLKQLPAISPEAEALSKDLRLRGFRFVGPTIVYAHMQATGMVNDHLVSCFRHRELSR from the coding sequence GTGCCCAGCAAGACGCGTTGCCCGTGGCCGACTGATGATCCGCTCATGATCGAGTACCATGATCGTGAGTGGGGTAAACCGCTCCATGACGACCGCCGGCTGTTTGAATTCCTCGTGCTGGAAGGTATGCAGGCCGGGCTGTCGTGGCGGACGGTTTTGCACAAGCGGGAGAACTACCGCCGGGCATTTGATGGTCTCGATCCGGAGAAGATCGCGCACTACACGAGGCGTAAGGTCGAACGGTTGCTTGCGGACCCGGGGATCATCCGCAATCGTCTGAAGATCGAGGCGGCCATCGGCAATGCGCGGGCGTTCCTGCGGGTCGTCGACGAGTTCGGCAGTTTTGATCGGTATGTCTGGCGGTTCGTCGACGGTCGGCCGATTGTGAATCGTTGGCGAACACTGAAGCAACTGCCCGCCATCAGTCCCGAGGCGGAGGCGCTGTCAAAGGATCTCAGGCTGCGCGGCTTTCGTTTCGTCGGCCCCACGATCGTTTATGCTCATATGCAAGCCACCGGCATGGTGAATGACCACCTGGTCAGTTGCTTCCGTCACCGCGAACTATCGCGATGA
- a CDS encoding phage Gp37/Gp68 family protein yields MALSSPIEWTNSTWNPVTGCDKVSPGCKFCYAERMARRLRAMGSENYRNGFELTIHDNALPLPLLWPKPQTIFVNSMSDLFHRDVPLEFIQKVFWVMQEAGWHQFQILTKRAERLAEVWRQLPWPRNVWMGVSVEDHRYVHRVHYLKEVPAAVRFLSVEPLLGPIPRLPLDGIDWVIAGGESGPGCRPMQADWVRDIRDQCLVREVPFFFKQWGGVHKKRQGRVLDGRTWDEMPEPDRDRQVAARSRSGLTTAG; encoded by the coding sequence ATGGCCCTCTCCTCCCCCATCGAATGGACGAACTCGACCTGGAACCCGGTCACCGGGTGCGACAAGGTCAGCCCGGGATGCAAATTCTGCTATGCGGAGCGCATGGCCAGACGCCTGCGGGCCATGGGGTCGGAGAACTATCGCAATGGCTTCGAGCTCACGATTCATGACAATGCCCTTCCCCTGCCGCTACTGTGGCCGAAGCCACAGACGATCTTCGTCAACTCGATGAGCGATCTGTTCCACCGCGATGTGCCGTTGGAGTTCATCCAGAAGGTCTTCTGGGTGATGCAGGAGGCGGGCTGGCACCAGTTCCAGATTTTGACCAAACGCGCCGAGCGTCTTGCCGAGGTCTGGCGTCAGTTGCCGTGGCCTAGGAACGTGTGGATGGGCGTGAGCGTCGAAGACCACAGGTACGTTCACCGCGTCCACTACCTGAAAGAGGTCCCGGCGGCGGTGCGCTTCCTCTCAGTCGAGCCGTTGCTTGGTCCGATTCCCAGGTTGCCGCTTGATGGGATTGACTGGGTCATTGCCGGCGGCGAATCCGGCCCCGGTTGCCGTCCGATGCAGGCCGATTGGGTCCGTGATATCCGCGACCAGTGTCTTGTCAGGGAAGTTCCGTTCTTCTTCAAACAGTGGGGCGGCGTCCACAAGAAGCGACAGGGACGCGTTCTCGATGGCCGCACCTGGGACGAAATGCCGGAGCCGGACAGGGACAGACAGGTGGCCGCTCGGAGCCGCTCGGGTCTAACCACAGCGGGCTGA
- a CDS encoding serine protease, whose protein sequence is MGSRHNDRVRRMAALFGSAAIALFLYSGAATPLRSQPWSVVEQKEVIKSWELPVCYVVSHGDSTKYGSGFLMGTADSNMFLFFTALHVVQGSDSVQVQLGIYDGDCNRRRWEFRWVPHEAGQRVYYVSDPSYDCAWIPIRRELIVRGLPATWRFWFVKKNQLVPVDSLCVGLPVVFAGYPAGLSVGSKVPVVRFGRIAAIGLDPRQVLLDANVFQGSSGSPVLLDKTDPRTRAFEGSLVGLIFENLDVLRQSPESQFRSTENLGIGCVVPADVLLRSVELFEKPPQR, encoded by the coding sequence GTGGGTAGCAGACATAACGACAGGGTTCGGAGAATGGCCGCCCTTTTCGGCAGCGCTGCCATCGCACTCTTCTTGTATTCTGGAGCCGCGACGCCACTGCGCAGTCAACCTTGGAGTGTTGTAGAACAAAAGGAGGTCATTAAGAGCTGGGAGCTGCCTGTTTGCTACGTCGTGTCACACGGGGACAGCACGAAGTATGGCTCCGGATTCTTGATGGGCACTGCAGATTCCAACATGTTTCTGTTCTTCACCGCGCTGCACGTGGTGCAAGGCAGCGATTCGGTCCAGGTTCAACTCGGGATCTATGACGGTGACTGCAATCGTAGGAGATGGGAGTTCAGGTGGGTCCCCCATGAAGCTGGGCAAAGGGTCTACTACGTATCGGACCCTTCCTACGACTGTGCGTGGATCCCGATCCGGCGGGAGTTGATCGTCAGGGGACTTCCAGCGACATGGCGCTTCTGGTTTGTGAAGAAGAACCAATTGGTCCCGGTCGACAGCCTCTGCGTTGGACTTCCGGTCGTGTTCGCTGGTTACCCTGCGGGCCTTTCTGTGGGATCAAAGGTCCCGGTCGTACGGTTCGGACGAATTGCCGCAATAGGCCTGGACCCCAGACAGGTCCTTCTGGATGCGAACGTATTCCAAGGATCGAGCGGAAGCCCAGTTCTTCTTGATAAGACAGATCCCCGCACCAGGGCATTCGAAGGGAGTCTCGTGGGCCTGATCTTTGAGAATCTGGATGTACTGAGGCAGTCCCCCGAGAGTCAGTTCCGATCGACGGAGAACCTTGGCATCGGGTGTGTGGTGCCAGCCGACGTTCTGCTCAGGAGCGTTGAGCTCTTCGAGAAGCCGCCTCAGCGCTGA
- a CDS encoding glycine--tRNA ligase: protein MDKLVALCKRRGFVFGSSEIYGGLNSCWDFGPLGVELKRNIKEHWWQSMTHRRDDVEGIDAAILMHPQVWVTSGHVAGFTDPLVDCKECKARFRLDQIEEAMCGSPAYKGRKAAKCHAEGKFTEPRQFNLMFKTFMGPVEDDAAIVYMRPETAQGIYVNFLNVQGPMRRKLPFGIAQIGKAFRNEISPGNFIFRSREFEQMEMQYFVNPKEDQKWFEYWKQTRYDWYLDLGIRKEKLRFHQHGAGELAHYAKDAYDIEYEFPFGWKEFEGIHNRTDFDLSRHKEATGVDLSYFEEETRERFVPYIIETSAGADRTALVCLVDGYREEVVRGEQRTVIALDPRLAPIKVAVFPLVNRDGMPEIALKLDADLRKKFKVFYDDKGAVGRRYRRMDEVGTPFCVTVDSQTLEDQTVTIRDRDSMEQVRVAMDRLSQWLGERV, encoded by the coding sequence ATGGACAAACTCGTCGCGCTCTGCAAACGGCGCGGTTTCGTATTCGGCTCCTCGGAAATCTACGGCGGGCTCAATTCCTGCTGGGACTTCGGTCCGTTAGGGGTCGAGCTCAAGCGCAACATCAAGGAGCACTGGTGGCAATCGATGACCCACCGGCGCGATGACGTGGAGGGCATCGATGCCGCCATCCTCATGCATCCGCAAGTGTGGGTGACCTCAGGTCACGTCGCCGGTTTCACCGATCCCTTGGTGGACTGCAAGGAGTGCAAGGCCCGCTTCCGTCTCGACCAGATCGAAGAGGCGATGTGCGGCAGCCCCGCTTACAAAGGTCGCAAGGCGGCGAAGTGCCACGCCGAGGGCAAGTTCACCGAGCCGCGCCAGTTCAATCTGATGTTCAAGACCTTCATGGGCCCGGTCGAGGATGACGCCGCCATTGTCTACATGCGCCCCGAGACCGCGCAGGGGATTTATGTCAACTTCCTCAACGTGCAGGGACCGATGCGACGCAAGCTGCCGTTCGGGATCGCGCAGATCGGCAAGGCGTTCCGCAATGAGATTTCGCCGGGGAATTTCATCTTCCGCTCGCGCGAATTCGAGCAGATGGAGATGCAGTATTTCGTGAACCCCAAGGAAGACCAGAAGTGGTTTGAGTATTGGAAGCAGACCCGCTACGACTGGTATCTCGATCTGGGCATCCGCAAAGAGAAGCTGCGCTTCCACCAGCATGGCGCCGGTGAGCTGGCGCACTATGCCAAGGACGCCTACGACATCGAGTATGAATTCCCCTTCGGCTGGAAGGAGTTTGAGGGGATTCACAACCGCACCGATTTCGATCTGTCGCGCCACAAAGAAGCGACCGGCGTCGATCTCTCGTATTTCGAGGAAGAGACGCGCGAGCGCTTTGTCCCCTACATCATCGAGACCTCAGCGGGCGCTGACCGGACTGCGTTGGTCTGTCTGGTCGACGGCTACCGTGAGGAAGTCGTGCGGGGCGAGCAACGCACCGTAATCGCGCTCGATCCGCGTCTGGCGCCGATCAAAGTCGCCGTCTTCCCCCTCGTCAATCGTGACGGCATGCCGGAGATCGCGCTCAAACTCGACGCCGATCTGCGCAAGAAGTTCAAGGTCTTCTACGATGACAAAGGTGCAGTCGGCCGCCGTTACCGCCGCATGGATGAAGTCGGCACCCCCTTCTGCGTCACCGTCGACTCCCAGACCCTGGAGGACCAAACCGTCACCATCCGCGACCGCGACTCGATGGAACAGGTCCGCGTCGCTATGGACCGCCTGTCGCAGTGGCTGGGGGAGCGGGTCTGA
- the recO gene encoding DNA repair protein RecO, whose protein sequence is MPPPEVTEAICLSVQKFSETSKIAVLYTRDWGRISVVAKGAFRPKSQFWGHLEPLSIAECVIYKKSREQLHLLSSCRAVIPWFPLTASVARAGYGFAVAEFLYRHTYEESEPALYPLARAALESLAHIPEDQLARQFWSFLLAAAGTLGFRPEFAGCDSCGRAPRDDQPVIFDAAAGKIICRDCRPKRPDQAHPHRLSSAALAELRSRQEAPILEASAPPLPAGTLEEIAAAVEDFVRYHLGGGRLNALDFARRMGSY, encoded by the coding sequence ATGCCACCCCCTGAAGTCACCGAGGCGATCTGCCTGTCGGTGCAGAAGTTCTCCGAAACCTCCAAGATCGCCGTCCTGTACACCCGCGACTGGGGACGCATCTCCGTCGTCGCCAAGGGGGCCTTCCGCCCCAAATCGCAGTTCTGGGGACATCTCGAACCGCTGTCGATCGCCGAGTGCGTGATCTACAAGAAGAGTCGCGAACAGTTGCACCTGCTGTCGTCCTGCCGGGCGGTCATCCCGTGGTTCCCCTTGACCGCCTCGGTCGCCCGGGCCGGATACGGCTTCGCCGTCGCGGAATTCCTGTATCGCCATACATACGAAGAATCGGAACCGGCACTCTACCCTCTGGCCCGCGCCGCTCTGGAATCGCTGGCGCACATCCCAGAGGACCAGTTGGCCCGGCAATTCTGGAGCTTTCTGTTGGCGGCTGCAGGAACACTGGGATTCCGTCCGGAGTTCGCCGGGTGTGATTCCTGTGGACGGGCTCCGCGCGACGATCAACCGGTCATCTTCGATGCCGCCGCCGGAAAGATCATCTGCCGCGACTGCCGTCCGAAGCGGCCCGACCAGGCGCACCCGCACCGTCTCTCGTCGGCGGCACTGGCCGAGTTGCGATCCCGTCAGGAAGCGCCGATATTAGAGGCAAGTGCTCCGCCTTTGCCGGCGGGGACGCTGGAGGAGATCGCCGCGGCGGTCGAGGATTTTGTCCGCTATCATCTCGGCGGCGGACGCTTGAATGCGCTCGACTTCGCCCGGCGCATGGGATCGTATTGA
- a CDS encoding septum formation initiator family protein, whose protein sequence is MGLFRRRKKRRSPALVTISEFSLRAMPRRAGLPPRARKALWVTGGIVLLYLFVIGDRGAWRLLSLLRLRQELAAQELSLSAELVDLDTRHRLLESDTTYIEMIARTEYRLSRPDETIYELTTRPVRPAPPKGDATP, encoded by the coding sequence ATGGGTCTCTTCCGCCGCCGCAAGAAACGCCGGTCACCGGCGCTGGTGACCATCAGCGAGTTCTCGTTGCGCGCCATGCCGCGCCGAGCGGGACTCCCGCCGCGCGCCCGCAAGGCGCTGTGGGTAACCGGCGGAATCGTATTGCTCTACTTGTTCGTCATCGGCGATCGCGGCGCCTGGCGGCTCTTGTCCCTGTTGCGATTGCGTCAGGAACTGGCCGCCCAGGAACTGTCCCTGTCCGCAGAACTGGTCGACCTGGATACGCGCCACCGTCTGCTCGAATCCGACACCACGTACATCGAGATGATCGCGCGCACCGAGTACCGCCTGTCGCGTCCCGATGAAACGATCTACGAGCTGACGACGCGTCCTGTGCGTCCCGCTCCGCCCAAAGGCGATGCCACCCCCTGA
- the eno gene encoding phosphopyruvate hydratase: MPEIDLCVAREILDSRGNPTVEVEVGLEDGSLGRAAVPSGASTGAHEALELRDGDPERYGGKGVLKAVAAVNETIAPELTETGMEALDQADVDAFLIELDGTKDKSKLGANAILGVSLAVAKAAAESSGLPLYTYLGGPNAKILPVPFMNVLNGGKHADNNVDFQEFMLVPIGFDRYSEALRAAVEVFHSLKRVLNAKRYSTAVGDEGGFAPDLKSNEEALTVLMEAVEQAGYNPGEEIVFALDPAASEFYNKKSGHYELRSENRSLTSAQMVDFWADWVSRYPIVSLEDGLAEDDWDGWRLLTERLGEEVQLVGDDIFVTNPQRLRKGIESGVANAILIKLNQIGTLTETLDTMGMASRAGYAAMVSHRSGETEDTTIADLVVATGAAQIKTGSACRTDRVAKYNQLLRIEAALGNRAVYLGRGAFRQP, encoded by the coding sequence ATGCCGGAAATCGACCTGTGTGTCGCGCGCGAGATCCTCGACAGCCGGGGCAATCCTACGGTCGAGGTGGAAGTCGGTCTCGAAGATGGGTCGCTCGGACGGGCCGCAGTACCCTCGGGCGCATCGACCGGTGCGCACGAGGCGCTCGAATTGCGTGATGGCGATCCCGAACGCTATGGCGGCAAGGGCGTGCTCAAGGCGGTGGCGGCGGTCAATGAGACGATCGCCCCCGAGTTGACCGAGACGGGGATGGAGGCGCTCGATCAGGCCGACGTCGATGCATTTCTGATCGAACTCGACGGCACCAAGGACAAATCCAAGCTCGGCGCCAATGCGATTCTCGGCGTGTCGTTGGCGGTGGCCAAGGCCGCCGCCGAATCCTCAGGTCTGCCGCTGTACACTTATCTCGGTGGCCCGAATGCCAAGATCCTCCCGGTCCCATTCATGAATGTCCTCAATGGCGGCAAGCACGCTGACAATAATGTCGATTTTCAGGAGTTCATGCTGGTTCCGATCGGGTTCGACCGTTACTCCGAGGCGTTGCGGGCTGCTGTCGAGGTCTTTCATTCACTCAAGCGGGTGCTGAATGCGAAGCGATACTCCACCGCCGTCGGAGACGAGGGCGGTTTCGCCCCCGATCTGAAATCGAACGAGGAAGCGCTGACGGTCCTGATGGAGGCGGTCGAGCAGGCGGGTTACAACCCCGGTGAAGAGATCGTCTTCGCGCTCGATCCCGCCGCCAGCGAGTTCTACAACAAGAAGAGCGGGCACTACGAGTTAAGATCCGAGAATCGGTCGCTGACATCGGCACAGATGGTCGACTTCTGGGCCGATTGGGTCTCGCGCTACCCGATCGTCTCGCTCGAGGACGGCCTCGCCGAGGACGACTGGGACGGTTGGCGGCTGTTGACCGAACGTCTCGGCGAGGAGGTGCAGTTGGTCGGCGACGACATCTTCGTGACCAATCCGCAGCGGCTGCGCAAAGGGATCGAATCCGGCGTCGCCAATGCGATCCTGATCAAGTTGAACCAGATCGGCACCCTGACCGAGACGTTGGACACCATGGGGATGGCCTCGCGCGCCGGGTATGCCGCGATGGTTTCGCATCGTTCCGGCGAGACCGAGGACACGACGATCGCTGATCTGGTGGTCGCCACCGGCGCCGCCCAGATCAAGACCGGCTCGGCCTGCCGAACCGACCGGGTGGCGAAGTACAACCAACTGTTGCGGATCGAAGCGGCGCTGGGGAATCGCGCGGTCTACCTCGGGCGCGGCGCCTTCCGGCAGCCGTAA